The Pseudomonas orientalis genome contains a region encoding:
- a CDS encoding tail fiber assembly protein — protein sequence MARAAINIVGATGAMYDLTSLGGIDVGSYRKDVGVYCVTGALGMVPFPPLDQGWGFSLHPSENQALVDTSFSDGLLTVTVTMDGQPYDLKTMITLHILVPDLEAIVVPPPAADPLVEAQTEINRLRAAADYAIAPLQDAVDVDEATDADLAALKAWKKYRVALSRVPDQADYPQTIEWPDVPA from the coding sequence ATGGCAAGAGCAGCAATCAATATCGTGGGCGCTACTGGCGCGATGTACGACCTGACCTCGCTTGGCGGGATCGACGTGGGCAGTTACCGTAAGGACGTGGGTGTGTACTGCGTGACCGGTGCACTGGGCATGGTTCCGTTTCCACCTTTGGACCAGGGCTGGGGCTTCTCGCTGCACCCGTCGGAAAACCAGGCACTCGTTGATACGTCGTTCTCCGACGGGCTGTTGACCGTCACCGTCACGATGGATGGCCAGCCGTATGACCTGAAAACAATGATCACGCTGCACATCCTGGTCCCGGATCTGGAGGCAATTGTCGTTCCGCCGCCGGCTGCTGATCCTTTGGTAGAGGCGCAGACCGAAATCAATCGCTTGCGCGCTGCCGCCGACTACGCGATCGCACCACTTCAGGACGCGGTCGATGTCGACGAAGCGACCGATGCCGACCTGGCCGCACTGAAGGCGTGGAAGAAGTACCGCGTGGCACTCAGCCGCGTTCCCGACCAAGCGGATTACCCTCAAACGATCGAATGGCCTGATGTTCCTGCGTAA
- the gpJ gene encoding TipJ family phage tail tip protein, translating into MGAAHKLDIYGAKGGSDKPKTPTEAPDSLRSIALAKMLIAVGEGDFEGMPTASDIRVDGTPLQDPQGNMNFPNVKWEWRTGSVDQPYIQGIPSIENEITIGVELRSTTPWVRAITNTQLSAMRVRLAWPALQSVDASGNINGYRIEYKVELATDGGAYQQVLSEAVDGKTTTIYERTRRIDLPKANSGWLIRVTRLTINQNNNKISDTMQIAGFTEVIDAKIRYPNTALLYIEFSAEQFRSIPAVTIRCKGRKWQVPSNYDSASRSYSGIWDGTFKEAWTDNPVWHTYGITTNDRFGLGRRIKPWMVDKWELYRISQYCDQLVPDGKGGQEPRFICNLNLQSKADAWSLLRDISTIYRGMTYWAQGQVFTLADMPRATDFDFAYTRANVIDGKFTYSSASERTRYTRALISYDNPLNNFDTDVTAVTDAKLQRRYGDNPLEISAIGCTRESEAQRRGKWALLTNSKDRAVTFKVGLDGRIPLPGYVIPIADELLAGRPVGGRISAVNGTVITLDRDTQAKPGDRLILNLPDGKCEGRTVQLVSGRQVTVTVAYSVPPEPELVWALDADDLAIPLYRVVSVARPEPGVFEISAVQYDPSKFAHIDTGARLEERPISVIPITVVPAPASVTLTSSYSVNQGIAITTMNISWPAVTGAVAYDVEWRKDSGNWIKVQRSGSTSVDVTGIYSGAYLARVRAVSAFDISSVWENSILTNLQGKTGLPPAVSFLTTTSLVYGIGIQWGFPPGAEDTERTEIWYSQSADLTTAIKLSDFSYPQAKHEMHAMLPGATLFFWARLVDRSGNIGPFFPVSGAVNGQASTKQSDYEAYYADKIGKGALYQSLREEIELITGDGPGSVNERLEEAKQELEDLIKQVSDALAYDPAKPYLKGDIVRLDQHLYQAKGPVPVGAAPPDADHWTDIGTILETANALASQVQIIETKIEEIDGKVLATATSVEALRSAARGDDGAGDLADALKGWTSTADLAVERKTRAGENYAMAQQLLTLGAQVGDNRSSLTVLEQVVASNRETSAAQITQLKSDLSAIDQKAIGNAQAITSLDSKVTNLDGKIISQASSNEALRASVRGDDGAGDLAGAIKAWESTAAISTEKKVRASEIEAQAKVSETLQSSIGQTSASVRSVSETVVGLDNRVSAQVTLQAQTIVDGRRVTTGLAFGSNGSQSEFLIMAQRMAVVNEIDGKVVPMFVIENGQAVFNTAIISKAIIQEIILGMVLRSPTADSKGRPLLEINIPAGTITVRGEGTDGSSLFDNSGISVFDANEKRRGKFGRLS; encoded by the coding sequence ATGGGCGCAGCACATAAGCTCGACATCTACGGCGCCAAGGGCGGCTCCGATAAGCCAAAAACGCCGACGGAAGCTCCTGACAGTCTGCGCTCGATCGCGCTCGCGAAGATGCTTATAGCTGTTGGTGAGGGTGACTTTGAGGGCATGCCTACCGCCAGTGATATTCGCGTTGACGGCACGCCCTTGCAAGATCCTCAAGGCAATATGAACTTCCCCAACGTGAAGTGGGAATGGCGGACAGGCTCAGTCGATCAGCCCTATATCCAGGGCATCCCATCTATCGAGAATGAAATCACCATTGGCGTCGAGCTTCGTAGCACCACGCCGTGGGTTCGAGCGATCACCAATACCCAGTTATCGGCTATGCGTGTGCGCCTTGCGTGGCCTGCACTCCAGTCAGTAGATGCCAGCGGCAACATCAACGGGTACCGGATTGAGTACAAGGTCGAGTTGGCAACGGACGGCGGCGCATATCAGCAGGTTCTGAGTGAGGCTGTCGACGGCAAGACTACGACCATATATGAGCGCACGCGTCGTATTGACCTGCCAAAGGCAAACAGCGGTTGGTTGATTCGCGTCACGCGGCTTACTATCAACCAGAACAACAATAAAATTTCCGACACCATGCAGATCGCCGGCTTTACCGAGGTGATCGACGCGAAGATTCGATACCCGAATACCGCGCTGCTCTATATTGAGTTTTCGGCAGAGCAGTTCCGCAGCATCCCGGCCGTCACGATCCGCTGTAAGGGCCGCAAATGGCAGGTGCCGAGCAACTACGATTCGGCCTCCCGCAGCTATAGCGGAATTTGGGACGGCACCTTCAAGGAAGCGTGGACCGATAACCCTGTCTGGCACACCTACGGCATAACCACGAACGACCGCTTCGGCCTTGGCCGCCGCATCAAACCGTGGATGGTTGACAAGTGGGAGCTCTACCGCATCTCCCAGTATTGCGATCAGTTGGTGCCGGACGGGAAGGGCGGCCAGGAGCCGCGCTTCATCTGCAACCTGAATCTTCAGAGCAAGGCCGACGCCTGGTCTCTGCTGCGTGACATCTCCACGATATACCGAGGCATGACTTACTGGGCCCAGGGCCAAGTCTTCACCCTGGCTGATATGCCGCGCGCTACCGACTTCGACTTCGCCTACACCCGTGCGAACGTCATTGACGGCAAGTTCACCTACTCCAGTGCGTCGGAGCGTACCCGGTACACTCGGGCGCTGATCAGCTACGACAACCCGCTGAACAACTTCGACACCGACGTCACCGCAGTGACCGACGCCAAGCTGCAGCGGCGCTACGGCGACAACCCGCTGGAGATCAGCGCCATCGGCTGCACTCGCGAGTCAGAAGCCCAGCGCCGTGGCAAGTGGGCGCTGCTGACCAACTCCAAGGACCGGGCGGTAACCTTCAAGGTTGGCTTGGACGGGCGTATTCCGCTGCCTGGCTACGTGATCCCTATCGCGGACGAATTGCTTGCGGGTCGGCCGGTGGGCGGGCGCATCTCGGCGGTGAACGGCACGGTCATCACTTTAGACCGCGATACCCAGGCCAAGCCCGGCGACCGGTTGATCCTCAACCTGCCTGACGGCAAGTGCGAGGGCCGCACGGTTCAGCTTGTCAGCGGCAGGCAGGTCACTGTGACGGTCGCCTATTCCGTGCCGCCTGAGCCCGAACTGGTGTGGGCGCTGGATGCTGACGACCTGGCCATCCCGCTCTACCGCGTGGTGAGCGTTGCCCGGCCAGAGCCAGGCGTGTTTGAGATATCGGCAGTTCAGTACGATCCGAGCAAGTTTGCTCACATCGACACTGGCGCGCGCCTGGAAGAGCGCCCGATCAGTGTGATTCCGATCACGGTGGTACCGGCACCGGCCAGCGTCACGTTGACGTCGAGCTACTCGGTCAATCAGGGCATCGCGATCACCACCATGAACATCTCGTGGCCGGCCGTCACCGGCGCCGTCGCGTATGACGTGGAGTGGCGCAAGGACAGCGGAAACTGGATCAAGGTGCAGCGCAGCGGCTCGACGAGCGTCGACGTAACCGGCATCTATTCGGGCGCATACCTGGCTCGGGTGCGCGCGGTGAGTGCCTTCGACATCTCGTCGGTTTGGGAAAATTCGATCCTGACGAACCTGCAAGGCAAAACCGGCCTGCCGCCGGCGGTGTCGTTCCTGACCACCACCAGCCTGGTTTACGGCATCGGCATTCAATGGGGCTTCCCACCAGGTGCAGAGGACACCGAGCGCACGGAAATCTGGTACAGCCAATCGGCTGACCTGACGACCGCGATCAAGCTGAGCGACTTCAGCTATCCGCAAGCGAAGCATGAGATGCATGCCATGCTGCCCGGCGCGACGTTGTTCTTCTGGGCCCGCCTGGTGGACCGGTCGGGCAATATTGGCCCGTTTTTCCCGGTATCTGGCGCGGTCAACGGCCAGGCCAGTACCAAGCAGAGCGACTATGAGGCGTATTACGCCGACAAAATCGGCAAGGGCGCCCTGTACCAGAGCCTGCGCGAAGAGATAGAACTGATCACCGGAGACGGGCCTGGCTCTGTGAACGAACGCCTCGAGGAAGCCAAGCAGGAACTGGAAGATCTGATCAAACAGGTAAGTGATGCACTCGCCTACGATCCTGCGAAGCCTTATCTGAAGGGTGACATTGTCCGGCTGGATCAGCACCTCTACCAAGCGAAAGGCCCGGTGCCCGTGGGAGCGGCCCCGCCAGACGCCGATCACTGGACCGATATCGGCACTATCCTGGAAACAGCGAATGCGTTGGCATCCCAAGTGCAGATCATTGAAACCAAGATCGAAGAGATCGACGGCAAGGTGCTGGCCACCGCTACCTCGGTGGAAGCTTTGCGCTCTGCTGCTCGTGGTGATGACGGCGCCGGCGACCTGGCCGACGCTCTCAAGGGCTGGACGTCGACGGCAGATCTTGCGGTCGAGCGCAAAACACGAGCCGGCGAGAATTATGCAATGGCTCAGCAGTTGCTCACCCTTGGCGCGCAGGTAGGCGATAACAGGTCGTCGCTCACCGTCCTTGAGCAGGTGGTGGCCAGCAACCGCGAGACGTCGGCGGCGCAGATCACCCAATTGAAAAGCGATCTTTCTGCGATCGATCAAAAGGCGATCGGCAATGCCCAGGCGATCACGAGCCTCGATAGCAAGGTCACCAACCTTGACGGAAAGATCATTTCTCAGGCGTCGAGCAACGAGGCGCTACGGGCTTCCGTCCGGGGCGACGATGGAGCTGGCGATCTTGCGGGCGCTATCAAGGCCTGGGAGTCCACCGCCGCGATCAGCACTGAGAAAAAGGTGCGAGCATCTGAAATCGAGGCCCAGGCCAAGGTTTCGGAAACGCTGCAATCGAGCATTGGCCAGACAAGCGCCTCTGTCCGATCCGTGAGCGAGACCGTAGTTGGCCTCGACAACAGGGTATCCGCGCAGGTCACGCTCCAGGCACAAACCATTGTGGATGGTAGGCGGGTGACCACTGGCCTTGCCTTCGGCTCAAACGGGTCGCAGTCGGAGTTCCTGATCATGGCTCAACGGATGGCGGTCGTGAATGAAATCGACGGCAAGGTTGTACCGATGTTTGTGATTGAGAACGGGCAGGCTGTGTTCAACACCGCGATCATCAGCAAGGCGATCATTCAGGAAATCATCCTCGGCATGGTGCTTCGTTCGCCGACGGCGGACTCGAAAGGGCGGCCACTGCTGGAAATCAACATTCCGGCAGGCACGATCACTGTGCGTGGCGAGGGCACCGACGGCTCTAGCCTGTTCGATAACAGCGGTATCTCGGTGTTCGACGCGAACGAGAAACGTCGCGGCAAGTTCGGGAGGCTTTCCTGA
- a CDS encoding tail assembly protein encodes MAALAINYQPMTTIMLYGQLRQFGRSFRMAVRSPAEAIKALCVQIPGFERYLSNAKSRGIEFAVFRGKTNLAEKELGFAGGGDIRIAPVITGSKRGGALQTIIGAVLIVVGLVITGGTFGAGAPFGSALVMMGGSMALGGVIQMLSPQAGGLKTSAAPENTPGYAFGSAKNTTASGNPVPLCAGERDWGGAIASAGIYAEDQM; translated from the coding sequence ATGGCAGCACTCGCTATTAATTATCAGCCCATGACCACGATCATGCTCTATGGGCAACTTCGGCAGTTTGGCCGGTCCTTCCGCATGGCTGTGAGGTCACCAGCAGAGGCGATCAAGGCGCTTTGTGTGCAGATCCCCGGATTCGAACGTTACCTGTCGAACGCCAAGTCTAGAGGGATTGAGTTTGCCGTATTCCGAGGGAAGACGAACCTGGCAGAAAAGGAGTTGGGGTTTGCTGGTGGCGGAGATATTCGAATTGCCCCGGTCATCACCGGCAGTAAGCGCGGCGGGGCGCTGCAAACCATCATCGGCGCCGTACTGATCGTTGTCGGTCTTGTCATCACCGGCGGCACGTTCGGTGCCGGAGCGCCTTTCGGTTCTGCCTTGGTAATGATGGGCGGCTCAATGGCGTTGGGAGGCGTGATCCAGATGCTAAGCCCCCAGGCTGGTGGCCTCAAGACCAGCGCCGCGCCCGAGAACACCCCCGGCTACGCCTTCGGCAGCGCCAAGAACACCACGGCATCTGGTAACCCGGTACCGCTTTGCGCAGGCGAAAGGGACTGGGGAGGCGCGATCGCTAGCGCTGGGATTTACGCCGAAGACCAGATGTAA
- a CDS encoding C40 family peptidase produces the protein MRKHIIAAIQAHATAQYPKECCGLLLAVGRAQKYFPCRNIAAEPNEEFRLDPEDYAAAEDLGEVIGIVHSHPDATSKPSPHDLAMCEATALPWHILSWPEGDMRTITPTGCTPLLKRPFVHGAWDCWQVCADWYQREWGLEFEAFQRTDGWWESAENASLYEQHYDAAGFVRVDRPQRGDLIVMHVGRTVHPNHAGIYLGKDPALPGEYSGAFGPGPFLLHHLYGRPSEIIVYGGPWHDRTRLILRHKDAK, from the coding sequence ATGCGCAAGCACATCATCGCGGCGATCCAGGCGCACGCGACCGCGCAGTACCCGAAAGAATGCTGCGGCTTGTTGTTGGCCGTCGGCCGCGCGCAGAAGTACTTTCCATGCCGGAACATCGCCGCGGAGCCTAACGAAGAATTCCGGCTTGATCCCGAGGACTACGCCGCAGCGGAAGACTTGGGCGAAGTGATCGGCATCGTTCACTCCCACCCGGACGCCACCAGCAAGCCGTCACCGCATGACCTGGCCATGTGCGAGGCCACCGCCTTGCCCTGGCACATTCTGAGCTGGCCTGAGGGCGATATGCGCACGATCACCCCAACGGGCTGCACGCCGCTGCTCAAGCGTCCGTTCGTGCACGGCGCCTGGGATTGCTGGCAGGTCTGCGCTGACTGGTACCAGCGTGAATGGGGGCTTGAGTTCGAAGCCTTCCAGCGTACCGACGGCTGGTGGGAGAGTGCGGAGAACGCGAGCCTGTACGAGCAACATTACGACGCGGCCGGCTTTGTGCGAGTCGACCGGCCGCAGCGCGGCGATCTGATCGTTATGCATGTGGGCCGGACAGTTCACCCGAACCACGCTGGGATTTACCTCGGCAAAGATCCGGCATTGCCTGGTGAATATTCGGGCGCTTTCGGCCCCGGCCCATTCCTGCTGCACCACCTTTACGGAAGGCCGTCGGAGATCATCGTCTACGGTGGGCCTTGGCATGATCGAACTCGCCTGATTCTCAGGCACAAAGATGCAAAATGA
- a CDS encoding phage minor tail protein L has protein sequence MALITDIQKLEPGGEIRLYEIDGTEYGADYLRFHGHAIPHTAEELLAYEYSEDDLPAKSIIWQGQEYAAWPVQIEGISSSSDGTASRPTFAAGNVNGRVTALCLAFEDMLKFKLTVRETLAQYLDAANFPEGNPTADPTQEALEIWYIDQKTSEDGEAVVWELSSPGEIDNHGLPGRQMTTFCHWAMTNGYRGPDCGYTGAAMFDDEDNPTDDPALDQCKGCLSSCKLRFGENNELSFGGFPAVSLIARS, from the coding sequence ATGGCACTCATCACGGACATCCAGAAACTTGAGCCCGGCGGCGAAATTCGCCTGTATGAAATCGACGGTACTGAATACGGCGCGGATTACCTGCGCTTTCACGGCCACGCAATCCCGCACACGGCTGAGGAACTGCTGGCCTACGAGTATTCTGAGGACGACTTGCCCGCCAAGTCGATTATCTGGCAGGGCCAAGAGTACGCGGCCTGGCCGGTGCAGATTGAGGGCATTTCATCGAGCAGCGACGGTACCGCTTCTCGGCCGACGTTCGCTGCCGGCAACGTCAACGGGCGTGTCACGGCGTTGTGCCTGGCCTTCGAGGACATGCTGAAGTTCAAGCTGACGGTTCGCGAGACCCTGGCCCAGTACCTGGACGCGGCCAACTTCCCCGAGGGCAACCCAACCGCCGACCCGACCCAGGAGGCGCTGGAGATCTGGTACATCGACCAGAAAACCAGCGAGGACGGCGAGGCTGTGGTCTGGGAGCTGTCTTCCCCGGGCGAGATCGACAACCACGGGCTGCCCGGCCGGCAAATGACGACATTCTGCCATTGGGCCATGACCAACGGTTACCGGGGGCCAGACTGCGGCTACACCGGCGCAGCCATGTTCGACGATGAGGACAATCCCACGGATGATCCAGCACTGGATCAGTGCAAGGGCTGCCTGTCGTCCTGCAAGTTGCGCTTCGGCGAGAACAACGAGCTCTCCTTCGGTGGATTCCCCGCCGTTTCCCTGATAGCCCGGAGCTGA
- a CDS encoding phage tail protein, giving the protein MAIERFTWATEKGAEGDIAQRVRSKQFGDGYEQSVEDGLNNLSQSWPVTFTGLKPRIKEIMAFLDRHKGAKGFLWEPPLGELGLYKCNGYKPVHRGGQVYAVTATFQQTFQP; this is encoded by the coding sequence ATGGCAATCGAACGATTTACCTGGGCCACGGAGAAGGGCGCGGAGGGAGATATTGCCCAGCGCGTCCGCTCCAAGCAGTTCGGCGATGGCTACGAGCAGTCGGTCGAGGATGGCCTGAACAATCTGTCGCAGTCCTGGCCGGTGACCTTTACCGGTCTGAAACCGCGAATCAAGGAAATCATGGCCTTCCTCGACCGGCACAAGGGTGCGAAGGGCTTCCTGTGGGAGCCGCCGCTCGGCGAGCTGGGCCTCTACAAGTGCAATGGCTATAAGCCGGTGCATCGGGGCGGCCAGGTCTACGCAGTCACCGCCACCTTCCAGCAAACCTTTCAGCCCTGA
- a CDS encoding phage tail tape measure protein yields the protein MNIAELGVKIDSADAIQAKTSLDEMAKAGGRAEQSAVSLMNEMQALEKSLSTSAKTTQDLAKQRDALAKLTKTGAYGEAEAAKISAQLDKQQIALAKSAMEEQKALNSLLGAIDPARAALAKLDNQIEQLGKHLDEGRISQEQYNSALSKIEKDYGKLEKTATGFDKLRLGTRQAQENVVQLGNALSSGDWGSGVRAVAQLGAGAGAGAAGLLAILAPLALATAAVGGLAVAFYKGSEEQDRYNKSLILTGNYAGVSAGQLGDMARQVSATVGTTGQAAAVLALLADNGKIAGESFTGITQAAVSMQEATGKAVSETVAEFVKLADDPVKASAALNEQYHYLTASVYSQIAALEEQGDHAGAVKLATDAYADAINERTPKILANLSLWEKAYNAVARAADGIKNIGRRDINADIESAKADLLEAQNMDGLFQNKKSKDSLIEFRQNRLNMLEDEKAAQADIAKWEGEQAKAQGDAVSSMGKIDALTKSSWTNEQKRVEAVKEYKKWLEDIRKVDPKDSRLNQAAIDKNIANINDKFKDPKTAGTQVDLTGFNDAKNNLAAITDTYKNYQKELEAAQKAGLLSEEDYLLRRQALIGNELDQVTAAYEAEISALEASKAKKTTSAAQSIQLDQKIADARAGMVKAQKDADSQLEVLATNETGRIAKQERAISSYVQALSQQQRALKLAGKRAVLGVGQGDRQNALNGQLNSQQDRFALQSLELENQRSDPSRKMSDEEFTRKSQALADANKKATDQIRQNYADVESAQGDWTKGATAAWENYLDSAKDIAGQTKSLFGNAFSSMEDSIVNFAMTGKASFSDFAKSILADMARIATRQAASGLLGSLVGLGVSAAGAYFGGGATPASAGSTAAGYSPEVLAGWSGVTQAKGGAWASGVQMFAAGGAFTNSVVSKPTAFGMAGGKTGVMGEAGAEAIMPLTRTSSGKLGVMAMGGGGAGATQINVEVHIDGDGNASSTADAPSYDLFGKELATFVEQKYQELRSKDMRQGGVINKAIKGR from the coding sequence ATGAACATTGCAGAACTCGGCGTCAAGATCGACTCGGCCGATGCAATCCAGGCGAAAACGAGCCTGGATGAAATGGCGAAGGCTGGCGGCCGGGCCGAACAGTCCGCCGTTTCGCTGATGAACGAAATGCAGGCGCTGGAAAAATCGCTGTCCACCAGCGCCAAAACCACCCAGGACTTGGCGAAGCAGCGCGACGCTCTCGCCAAGCTGACCAAGACCGGCGCCTATGGCGAGGCCGAGGCAGCGAAGATCTCGGCTCAGCTCGATAAGCAGCAGATCGCCCTGGCCAAGTCTGCGATGGAAGAGCAGAAGGCGCTGAACAGCCTGCTGGGCGCCATTGACCCGGCCCGCGCGGCGCTGGCAAAACTGGACAATCAGATCGAGCAGCTCGGCAAACACCTCGACGAGGGCCGGATCAGCCAGGAACAGTACAACAGCGCCCTGAGCAAGATCGAGAAGGATTACGGAAAGCTCGAAAAGACCGCCACCGGTTTCGACAAACTCCGCCTCGGCACCCGACAAGCCCAGGAAAACGTTGTTCAGCTTGGTAATGCGCTCTCGTCGGGTGACTGGGGTAGCGGCGTTCGTGCCGTCGCGCAGTTGGGCGCCGGTGCTGGTGCGGGCGCTGCCGGGTTGCTGGCTATCCTGGCGCCGTTAGCACTGGCCACCGCCGCGGTTGGTGGCCTCGCCGTTGCTTTCTACAAGGGCAGCGAAGAGCAGGACCGCTACAACAAATCGTTGATTCTGACCGGTAACTACGCCGGGGTCAGTGCCGGACAACTTGGCGACATGGCGCGGCAGGTCAGCGCTACCGTGGGCACCACTGGCCAGGCGGCCGCAGTGTTGGCGCTGCTGGCGGACAACGGAAAGATCGCTGGCGAGAGCTTTACCGGAATCACCCAGGCCGCAGTGTCGATGCAGGAAGCCACGGGCAAGGCAGTAAGCGAGACGGTTGCGGAGTTCGTGAAGCTCGCCGATGACCCGGTTAAAGCCTCGGCAGCGCTGAACGAGCAGTACCACTACCTCACCGCCTCGGTCTACTCGCAAATTGCCGCGCTGGAAGAGCAGGGCGATCACGCCGGTGCCGTGAAGCTCGCGACCGATGCCTACGCTGATGCGATCAATGAGCGCACTCCAAAGATTCTGGCAAACCTCAGTCTTTGGGAAAAGGCTTACAACGCCGTGGCGCGCGCCGCCGACGGGATCAAGAATATTGGTCGTCGCGACATCAACGCGGATATTGAAAGCGCGAAAGCAGACCTGCTTGAAGCGCAAAACATGGACGGTTTGTTCCAAAACAAAAAGTCCAAAGACTCGCTGATTGAGTTTCGGCAAAACCGCCTGAACATGCTTGAGGACGAGAAGGCCGCTCAGGCCGATATCGCCAAGTGGGAGGGCGAACAAGCGAAGGCGCAGGGCGATGCAGTGTCGTCCATGGGTAAGATCGATGCACTCACAAAGTCTTCATGGACAAACGAGCAAAAGCGCGTCGAGGCGGTAAAGGAGTACAAGAAATGGCTTGAGGATATCCGCAAGGTCGACCCGAAAGATTCCCGGCTCAATCAGGCAGCGATCGACAAGAACATTGCCAACATCAATGACAAGTTCAAGGACCCCAAAACAGCCGGCACCCAGGTTGACCTGACGGGCTTCAATGATGCCAAGAACAACCTTGCAGCGATCACCGACACCTACAAAAATTACCAGAAGGAACTAGAAGCGGCGCAGAAGGCTGGCCTGTTGTCCGAGGAAGACTATCTGCTGCGGCGCCAGGCGCTGATCGGCAACGAGCTTGACCAGGTGACTGCTGCTTACGAAGCCGAGATATCGGCCCTGGAGGCGTCAAAGGCCAAGAAGACAACATCGGCCGCGCAAAGCATCCAGCTGGACCAGAAGATCGCCGATGCGCGCGCGGGCATGGTCAAGGCGCAGAAGGACGCGGATAGCCAGCTTGAAGTGCTGGCTACCAACGAGACCGGGAGGATCGCCAAGCAGGAGCGGGCAATCAGCTCCTACGTGCAGGCGCTGAGTCAGCAACAGCGTGCGCTGAAGCTTGCTGGGAAGCGCGCAGTATTGGGCGTGGGCCAGGGTGATCGTCAGAACGCATTGAACGGGCAACTGAACAGCCAGCAAGACCGGTTTGCTCTGCAGTCGCTGGAACTGGAAAACCAGCGATCCGACCCGTCACGCAAAATGTCGGACGAGGAATTCACCCGCAAGTCGCAGGCGCTCGCTGACGCGAACAAGAAAGCCACCGATCAGATCAGGCAGAACTACGCAGACGTGGAAAGTGCCCAGGGTGATTGGACCAAGGGTGCAACGGCCGCATGGGAAAACTACCTGGACTCAGCAAAGGACATCGCCGGCCAGACGAAGAGCCTGTTCGGCAACGCTTTCAGCTCCATGGAGGATTCGATCGTCAACTTCGCCATGACCGGTAAAGCGTCGTTCTCGGACTTCGCCAAGTCGATCCTGGCCGATATGGCGCGCATCGCCACCCGTCAAGCAGCATCGGGACTGCTCGGCTCTCTAGTGGGCCTTGGCGTTTCGGCAGCAGGTGCGTATTTCGGCGGAGGCGCGACACCAGCATCGGCTGGCTCAACTGCTGCAGGCTACAGCCCTGAAGTGCTGGCAGGCTGGTCCGGAGTCACCCAGGCCAAAGGTGGCGCATGGGCGAGCGGCGTCCAGATGTTCGCCGCCGGCGGTGCGTTCACCAACTCGGTCGTAAGCAAACCCACGGCATTCGGCATGGCCGGAGGCAAAACAGGCGTCATGGGCGAGGCGGGGGCGGAGGCGATTATGCCGCTGACTCGCACGTCGAGCGGCAAGCTTGGCGTCATGGCTATGGGCGGCGGTGGAGCAGGCGCAACGCAGATCAATGTAGAAGTGCACATCGATGGTGACGGTAACGCGTCGTCTACTGCTGACGCACCAAGCTACGACCTGTTTGGCAAAGAGCTGGCGACCTTCGTAGAACAGAAATATCAAGAGCTGCGCTCGAAGGACATGCGCCAGGGCGGCGTCATCAACAAAGCAATTAAGGGGCGCTGA
- a CDS encoding DUF1799 domain-containing protein: protein MIRAARALYESPPDAEQIAAFGWDAEDMEEEFDVWPCLWPAFLLFNRMSTQWRAGAGGAIGLDYSSIRDVAGFLGIKKKKLAEIFPDLQVLEGEALRVMAEERENSP from the coding sequence CTGATACGCGCCGCCCGCGCCCTGTATGAGTCCCCGCCGGATGCCGAGCAGATCGCTGCTTTCGGCTGGGACGCAGAGGATATGGAAGAAGAGTTCGATGTTTGGCCGTGCCTTTGGCCAGCATTCTTGCTGTTCAACCGCATGTCCACCCAGTGGCGAGCAGGCGCCGGCGGCGCGATCGGTCTCGACTACAGCAGCATCCGCGACGTAGCCGGATTCCTCGGCATCAAGAAAAAGAAACTCGCTGAAATCTTCCCTGACCTTCAGGTGTTGGAAGGCGAAGCCCTGCGCGTTATGGCGGAAGAAAGGGAAAACAGCCCGTAA
- a CDS encoding phage tail assembly chaperone yields the protein MAKFKIAQSPTFLGAVMVPLVGQDPVKVGFTFKYRNRIELAALFDEWNQRRKDGLDKFGEKPSVSEIVAVDTENQIQQIKDLVVGWEFDDKFDDESIKALVTSCQGTTEAIVDAYQDAYSKARTGN from the coding sequence ATGGCGAAGTTCAAGATCGCCCAATCACCGACCTTTCTGGGGGCCGTGATGGTCCCGTTAGTAGGCCAGGATCCGGTGAAGGTGGGTTTCACCTTCAAATATCGAAACCGCATCGAGCTTGCGGCATTGTTCGACGAGTGGAACCAGCGGCGCAAGGACGGCCTCGATAAGTTCGGCGAAAAGCCCTCCGTGTCCGAAATCGTTGCTGTCGACACCGAAAACCAGATTCAGCAAATCAAGGATCTGGTTGTGGGCTGGGAGTTCGATGACAAGTTTGACGACGAGAGCATCAAGGCGCTGGTGACGTCCTGTCAGGGGACAACCGAGGCTATCGTAGACGCCTATCAGGATGCTTATTCCAAGGCCCGCACGGGAAACTGA